Proteins encoded together in one Fusobacterium sp. FSA-380-WT-3A window:
- the rpoC gene encoding DNA-directed RNA polymerase subunit beta' encodes MGIKSFEKIRIKLASPEKIYEWSHGEITKPETINYRTLNPEMDGLFCEKIFGPTKDWECSCGKYKRMRYKGLVCEKCGVEVTKSKVRRERMGHIALAAPVSHIWYSKGTPNKMALILGISPKELESVLYFARYIVVQSNEETLPVGKIINEKEYKLFKQMYGNSFDAKMGAEAILRLLEDLNLPVLREELERELDDVNSSQKRKKVAKRLKIVRDFIESENQPAWMILKNVPVIPADLRPMVQLDGGRFATSDLNDLYRRVINRNNRLKKLLEIKAPEIVVKNEKRMLQEAVDALIDNGRRGKPVVAQNNRELKSLSDMLKGKQGRFRQNLLGKRVDYSARSVIVVGPSLKMNQCGIPKKMALELYKPFIMRELVKRELASNVKTAKKLVEESDDKVWDIIEDVIEGHPVLLNRAPTLHRLSIQAFEPVLIEGKAIRLHPLVCSAFNADFDGDQMAVHLVLSPEAIMEAKLLMLAPNNIIAPSNGQPIAVPGQDMVMGCFYMTKDRPGCRGEGKEFSNREQVLTAYENGVIDTHAIIKVRINGEMVTTTPGRILFSEILPEEIRDYNMTYGKNPLKKLIADLYDRYGFSKTADIINDIKNFGYHYSTFAGVSVGVEDLEIPAVKKDILKKADEDVAAIAQEYKDGKIINEERYRKTIAVWAQATQDVTDAMMGGLDQFNPVYMMATSGARGSIQQMRQLAAMRGNMADTRGRILEVPIKANFREGLTVLEFFMSSHGARKGLADTALRTADSGYLTRRLVDISHEVIVNSEDCGTHEGIEVSDLVSDGKVIEKLSERINGRVLAEDLIVNGEVIAPRNTLIGKDLIKRIEELNIQKVKIRSPLTCSLEKGVCKKCYGMDLSNHKEVLLGEAVGVIAAQSIGEPGTQLTMRTFHTGGVATATASATTKKAENSGKVVFKDVKILVSEETGEEIVVSQSAKITIGNNDHEIPSGSILKVKDGDMVEKGQVLANLNPYHVPIICDQEGIVAYKELTIKSNYDSKYGVTEYLSVKPLDSGDVNPRLLILDENKQVKASYQIPFGAYMMVHEGDKVTKGQVIAKLIKEGEGTKDITGGLPRVQELFEARNPKGKALLSEVSGKVEITAKKKKGMRVILIKDEMNPEKFKEYLVSVGDHLVVTDGMLIKAGDKITEGAISPYDILNIKGLVAAEQFILESVQQVYRDQGVTVNDKHIEIIVKQMFKKVRITNSGSSLLLEDEVIEKRLVDLENEELKAKGKKLVEYEPVIQGITKAAVNTESFISAASFQETTKVLSNAAIEGKEDYLEGLKENVIIGKKIPAGTGYVDYKRIIPEEVKEEQ; translated from the coding sequence ATGGGAATAAAGAGTTTTGAAAAAATTAGAATAAAACTTGCTTCACCTGAAAAAATATATGAATGGTCTCATGGAGAAATAACTAAACCAGAGACTATCAATTATAGAACATTAAATCCAGAGATGGATGGATTATTCTGTGAAAAAATATTTGGACCAACAAAAGATTGGGAATGTAGTTGTGGAAAATATAAAAGAATGAGATATAAAGGTCTTGTTTGTGAAAAATGTGGAGTAGAAGTCACTAAATCAAAAGTAAGAAGAGAAAGAATGGGGCATATAGCTTTAGCTGCCCCTGTATCTCATATTTGGTATTCTAAAGGAACACCAAATAAAATGGCTTTAATTTTAGGAATTTCTCCAAAAGAACTTGAATCTGTTTTATATTTTGCTAGATATATAGTAGTTCAAAGTAATGAAGAAACATTACCAGTTGGAAAAATTATAAATGAAAAAGAGTATAAATTATTTAAACAAATGTATGGTAACTCTTTTGACGCTAAAATGGGAGCAGAAGCAATCTTAAGATTATTAGAAGATTTAAATTTACCTGTTTTAAGAGAAGAATTGGAAAGAGAATTAGATGATGTAAATTCTAGCCAAAAAAGAAAGAAAGTTGCAAAAAGACTAAAAATAGTTAGAGACTTTATTGAATCTGAAAATCAACCAGCATGGATGATATTAAAAAATGTTCCAGTTATACCAGCTGACTTAAGACCAATGGTACAATTAGATGGTGGAAGATTTGCAACATCTGACTTAAATGACCTTTATAGAAGAGTTATTAATAGAAATAACAGATTGAAAAAACTTTTAGAAATAAAAGCTCCAGAAATTGTTGTAAAAAATGAAAAGAGAATGTTACAAGAAGCAGTTGATGCTTTAATAGATAATGGAAGAAGAGGAAAACCTGTTGTTGCTCAAAACAATAGAGAATTGAAATCATTATCTGATATGTTAAAAGGAAAACAAGGAAGATTTAGACAAAATCTACTAGGAAAAAGGGTTGACTATTCAGCAAGATCTGTTATTGTAGTAGGACCTTCATTAAAAATGAATCAATGTGGAATTCCTAAGAAAATGGCTCTTGAGTTATATAAACCATTTATAATGAGAGAGTTAGTAAAAAGAGAATTAGCTTCTAATGTAAAAACAGCTAAAAAATTAGTTGAAGAATCAGATGATAAAGTATGGGATATTATAGAAGATGTTATAGAAGGACATCCTGTATTATTAAACAGAGCTCCGACTTTACATAGATTATCTATTCAAGCTTTTGAACCAGTATTAATAGAAGGAAAAGCAATTAGATTACATCCATTGGTATGTTCAGCTTTCAATGCTGACTTTGACGGAGACCAAATGGCAGTACATTTAGTATTATCTCCAGAAGCTATAATGGAAGCAAAATTATTAATGCTTGCTCCTAATAATATTATAGCTCCATCTAATGGACAACCAATAGCAGTTCCAGGACAAGACATGGTTATGGGATGTTTCTATATGACTAAAGATAGACCTGGATGTAGAGGAGAAGGAAAAGAATTCTCTAATAGAGAACAAGTTTTAACAGCTTATGAAAATGGGGTTATAGATACACATGCTATAATAAAAGTAAGAATAAATGGAGAAATGGTCACAACTACTCCAGGAAGAATATTATTCTCTGAAATTTTACCAGAAGAAATCAGAGATTATAATATGACTTATGGAAAAAATCCATTAAAGAAATTAATAGCTGATTTATATGATAGATATGGATTCTCAAAAACAGCTGATATAATTAATGATATTAAAAACTTTGGATATCACTATTCAACATTTGCTGGAGTTTCTGTTGGAGTAGAGGACCTAGAAATACCAGCTGTTAAAAAAGATATCTTAAAAAAAGCTGATGAAGATGTAGCAGCTATAGCTCAAGAATATAAAGATGGAAAAATAATAAATGAAGAAAGATATAGAAAAACTATAGCAGTTTGGGCTCAAGCAACTCAAGATGTTACAGATGCAATGATGGGTGGACTAGACCAATTTAACCCAGTTTATATGATGGCGACTTCAGGAGCCAGAGGATCTATTCAACAGATGAGACAGTTAGCTGCCATGAGAGGTAACATGGCCGATACAAGAGGTAGAATTCTAGAAGTACCTATCAAAGCTAATTTCCGTGAAGGACTAACAGTATTAGAGTTCTTTATGTCATCACATGGAGCTAGAAAAGGATTAGCCGATACAGCTTTAAGAACAGCCGATTCAGGATATTTAACAAGAAGATTAGTAGATATTTCTCATGAAGTTATAGTTAATTCAGAAGATTGTGGAACTCATGAAGGAATTGAAGTTTCTGACCTAGTTTCTGATGGTAAAGTAATAGAAAAATTATCAGAAAGAATAAATGGAAGAGTATTAGCAGAAGACTTAATTGTAAATGGTGAAGTTATAGCTCCTAGAAATACTTTAATTGGAAAAGATTTAATTAAGAGAATAGAAGAATTAAATATTCAAAAAGTAAAAATTAGATCACCTTTAACATGTTCATTAGAAAAAGGTGTATGTAAAAAATGTTATGGAATGGATTTGTCAAACCACAAAGAAGTATTACTTGGGGAAGCAGTTGGAGTTATTGCAGCTCAATCAATTGGAGAACCAGGAACACAGCTTACTATGAGAACATTCCATACAGGAGGAGTTGCTACAGCAACAGCTTCAGCTACAACTAAAAAAGCTGAAAACTCAGGAAAAGTAGTATTTAAAGATGTAAAAATACTTGTAAGTGAAGAAACAGGAGAGGAGATTGTTGTTAGCCAATCAGCTAAAATTACTATTGGAAATAATGACCACGAAATCCCTTCAGGGTCTATCTTAAAAGTAAAAGATGGGGATATGGTTGAAAAAGGACAAGTTCTTGCTAACTTAAATCCATATCATGTACCTATAATTTGTGACCAAGAAGGAATTGTAGCTTATAAAGAATTAACAATTAAATCAAATTATGATAGTAAATATGGAGTTACTGAATATTTATCAGTAAAACCATTAGATTCTGGTGATGTTAACCCTAGATTACTTATATTAGATGAAAATAAACAAGTTAAAGCAAGTTATCAAATTCCATTTGGTGCTTATATGATGGTTCATGAAGGAGATAAAGTAACAAAAGGACAAGTAATTGCAAAACTTATTAAAGAGGGAGAAGGAACAAAAGACATTACTGGAGGTCTTCCAAGAGTACAAGAATTATTTGAAGCAAGAAATCCAAAAGGAAAAGCTTTATTAAGCGAAGTTAGTGGAAAAGTTGAAATTACTGCTAAGAAGAAAAAAGGTATGAGAGTAATCTTAATAAAAGATGAAATGAATCCAGAGAAATTTAAAGAATATTTAGTTTCTGTTGGGGATCACTTAGTAGTAACTGATGGAATGCTAATAAAAGCAGGAGACAAAATAACAGAAGGAGCTATTTCTCCTTATGATATATTAAATATTAAAGGATTAGTAGCTGCTGAACAGTTCATTCTTGAGTCTGTACAACAAGTATACAGAGACCAAGGGGTTACTGTAAATGATAAACATATAGAAATTATTGTTAAACAAATGTTTAAGAAAGTTAGAATCACAAATTCAGGTTCTTCATTATTATTAGAAGATGAAGTAATTGAGAAGAGACTAGTTGACTTAGAAAATGAAGAGTTAAAAGCAAAAGGTAAAAAACTTGTTGAATATGAGCCAGTAATTCAAGGTATTACAAAAGCAGCTGTTAATACAGAAAGTTTCATATCTGCTGCGTCATTCCAAGAAACAACAAAAGTTTTATCAAACGCTGCAATAGAAGGTAAGGAAGATTACTTAGAAGGATTAAAAGAAAATGTAATTATTGGTAAGAAAATACCTGCTGGAACAGGTTATGTAGATTACAAAAGAATAATCCCAGAAGAAGTAAAAGAGGAACAGTAA